In Nicotiana tabacum cultivar K326 chromosome 17, ASM71507v2, whole genome shotgun sequence, one DNA window encodes the following:
- the LOC107767503 gene encoding uncharacterized protein LOC107767503, which produces MRRISRNGIPFLSYFAISRSSSSTTVRVYSSSHINMSISAKGKFGVNSKLENVKCLDDAVTLFRQMVRKQPLPSVFDFSKLFKTMLNMKHYSAVVSLFREMQKLGIPINDFILNIVINSYCLMHRVDCGFSVLPIYLKNGIPFDVVAFTTLIRGIFVENKVKDAVNLFKKLVREKICEPNEVMYATVMSGLSKRGHTEKTVSLLRLMEQGNTKPDIFNYNIVIDSLCKDRNLDDAISLLNEMNKKGICPDIFTFNSLIDGLCKFGQWEKVRTLFSEMLNLNIYPDVYTFSMVIDGLCKEGKVEDAEEVMRHMNEKSVEPDILTYNVIMDGYCLRDQMDRARRIFHFMIDKCIEPGIISYNILINGYCKKKKLNEAMQLFREISRRGSNPDIVTFNTILQGLFEVGRIGDAKKFFAEMLSIGHVPDLYTHCTLLKGYFKYGLVEEGVSLFNELERKRENADIEFYNVVINGLCKNGKLDKAHAIFEALSLIGLLPNVRTYTIMINKFCLEGLLGEAKDMLRKMEDNNCLPDGITYNVIVQGFLRCNRISEMAILMKEMAGRGFSFDATTTELLINVIRENPSVLDMIPELHLENKH; this is translated from the coding sequence ATGAGGAGAATTTCTCGCAATGGTATTCCCTTTCTCTCTTACTTTGCTATTTCCCGTTCTTCTTCGTCAACTACTGTTAGAGTTTATTCTTCAAGTCATATAAATATGTCCATTTCGGCAAAGGGTAAATTTGGGGTAAATAGCAAGCTTGAGAATGTCAAGTGTTTAGATGACGCTGTGACTCTCTTCCGTCAAATGGTCAGAAAACAGCCTCTTCCTTCTGTTTTCGATTTCTCTAAATTATTTAAGACGATGCTAAATATGAAGCATTACTCAGCTGTTGTTTCTCTTTTTCGAGAAATGCAGAAATTGGGTATCCCAATTAATGATTTCATCTTGAATATCGTGATTAACAGTTATTGCCTGATGCATCGTGTTGATTGTGGATTTTCGGTGTTACCCATTTACTTGAAGAATGGCATTCCATTTGATGTTGTCGCCTTTACCACCCTAATTAGGGGAATCTTTGTTGAAAATAAGGTCAAAGATGCAGTTAACTTGTTCAAAAAGTTGGTGAGAGAGAAGATTTGTGAGCCTAATGAAGTCATGTATGCAACCGTCATGAGTGGGCTCAGCAAAAGGGGTCATACTGAAAAAACTGTTAGTTTGCTCCGGTTAATGGAACAAGGGAACACTAAGCCCGACATATTTAACTACAACATTGTCATAGATTCCCTTTGCAAAGATAGAAACTTAGATGATGCTATCAGCCTTTTGAACGAGATGAATAAGAAAGGCATTTGTCCGGACATATTCACATTTAATTCATTGATTGATGGTTTGTGTAAGTTTGGTCAGTGGGAAAAGGTTAGGACTTTATTCTCTGAGATGTTAAACCTTAATATTTATCCAGATGTCTACACCTTCAGCATGGTGATTGATGGACTGTGTAAAGAAGGGAAAGTCGAAGATGCCGAGGAAGTAATGAGACATATGAACGAAAAAAGTGTAGAGCCTGATATATTAACTTACAATGTGATAATGGATGGATATTGTTTGCGTGATCAAATGGATAGAGCGAGGAGAATTTTCCATTTCATGATAGATAAGTGCATTGAGCCTGGCATTATTAGCTATAACATACTAATAAATGGATATTGtaagaaaaagaagttgaatgAGGCCATGCAGTTGTTTCGTGAAATTTCTCGAAGGGGATCAAACCCTGATATTGTTACCTTCAATACGATATTGCAAGGTCTGtttgaagttggaagaattggcgATGCAAAAAAGTTCTTTGCTGAGATGCTATCTATAGGACATGTACCTGATTTATACACTCATTGCACTTTACTCAAGGGTTATTTTAAGTATGGACTTGTTGAAGAAGGTGTGTCACTCTTTAATGAGTtggaaagaaagagagaaaatgcTGATATTGAATTTTACAATGTTGTCATTAATGGATTGTGCAAAAATGGTAAACTTGACAAAGCTCATGCTATTTTTGAGGCGCTTTCTTTAATTGGACTACTTCCGAATGTGAGAACATACACTATAATGATTAATAAATTCTGTCTAGAAGGGTTGTTAGGTGAAGCTAAAGATATGCTAAGAAAAATGGAGGACAACAATTGTTTGCCCGATGGTATCACTTACAATGTTATTGTTCAAGGATTTCTCAGGTGCAATAGAATTAGTGAAATGGCAATTCTTATGAAGGAAATGGCTGGAAGGGGCTTCTCATTTGATGCAACTACAACTGAGTTATTGATAAACGTTATAAGGGAGAATCCATCCGTCCTTGACATGATACCAGAGCTTCACTTGGAAAATAAGCATTGA